The window AAAGTTGTTAACGAAAACATTAGCCATTATTTATCAATTCTTCCAAATAATCTTGTTAAGACTATAACATTTGATAGGGGTAAAGAATTTTCTAATTGACAACAACTTGAAAAAAATTTAAATGTGAAAATTTATTTTGCTAATGCGTATTCGCCTTGACAAAGAGGTACTAATGAAAATACTAATGGTTTAATTAGAGAAAAATTTCCTAAAAAATTTAATTTTTCAAATACTACTAAAAATGCAGTTCATAAATTTATATTGTCTTTAAACCAAAGACCAAGAAAAATACTAAATTATCTTTCACCAATCGAATATTTGGTTAGAAAAATAATTTAGTTGCACTTAACTTTACAATTTGGCAAAAATAAAATAATTTTTTGTTGTGTCAAAATTTACACATTTAATAAAATCCATAAGTATTAACCTAATAAAAGTTAGAAATTACTATATAGTATTTTTTATTTACAAATAATTTGTAATTATTTTAATAAGTAATGCAAGAAGTCTAATTAATAAATCACGATAATCCATCGTATTTATTCGTTTACCAACTTTTAACATTAGAAAATGACCTCGTTTGTTTTCTAATTCTCTACGAGCATTTTTGTAATTTTTTTCTTTATGTCCGGTATGAAAAGTAACTAAACGAATTCTTTGGTCTTGTTTAACTTTCTGATCTAATGTCGCTAAAAATGTCTCATCTAGTTGAATATATAAATCCTTATTTTTAACATCAATTCTATTTTTAGTTTCTTTTTCTGCTAATTGAAAATATTCAGCAATATCGTATTTATTTAAAATATTTGAAATACTACCTTTTGAAATATAACAATGATTTAGAGCATCTAAAACATCGCGATAGCGTTTGCCATCACCCAGAAGACTTAAAACTTTAAATTGGACATCAAAATAAATGCGTTGTTTTGGCAATAAACCAATTTCTTTATCTAGTAAACATACATATTCAAATTTACCTGATTTTTGATTTCAATATTTATATCGGCGTCGTTTAAAAGTAACATCACCAAAAATTGTAATAATTGTTCTTAAAGCAAAATGAACTACTTTATAACCTTGTTTTAAGCGATAATGATATTTATATAAGTATTCATCTAATTTCTCATATTCGTTAGCTAATTGTTTACATTTATTGATGTACATATTTTTGTGGGTTGTAAATAAACTAAATCAATGCTTATTTTCTAGGGTTTTTAAATTATTATTAATTTCTAACATAAAAATCGCCTTTCTTGGTAGTAATTTTAACAAAGTTAAATTTTGTTAGTTTATTTTTCTTTTTTAAAGGTAAATGTTTTTCTAGAAGTAGTATTAAATATTCTGGAAAAATGATAGAAATTCTTATTTAATTATTTATAATTAATTTGTATTAATTAAATTGTAAAAATTTAAGGAAGGATGTTAATTGTTTAGTAAATTTTATTAATTAGTAAAAATTCATAAAAAGGATTTGGTTAATATGAAAAAATTACTTGGTTTATTAAGTACAATAACAATAGCGAGTAGTGGAGCGGCAGGAATTGTTGCTAATAGTCCAATGCCAATAAAAAAAGGAAAAACAATACAAAATAATGATAAATTAAATTTTTCTGAAACAATTAATTTAGGAAATTTAACTAGAAATAAAAGAGAAACAAATTCATTTGATGATTATTTAGAATTTAATAATAAATATGCCAAATTGTAAAGTTAAGTGCAACTAAATTATTTTTCTAACCAAATATTCGATTGGTGAAAGATAATTTAGTATTTTTCTTGGTCTTTGGTTTAAAAATAATATAAATTTATGAACTGCATTTTTAGTAGTATTTGAAAAATTAAATTTTTTAGGAAATTTTTCTCTAATTAAACCATTAGTATTTTCATTAGTACCTCTTTGTCAAGACGAATACGCATTAGCAAAATAAATTTTCACATTTAAATTTTTTTCAAGTTGTTGTCAATTAGAAAATTCTTTACCCCTATCAAATGTTATAGTCTTAACAAGATTATTTGGAAGAATTGATAAATAATGGCTAATGTTTTCGTTAACAACTTTAGTAGTTCTATTTTCAACTAACATTGCTAAAGTAAATCTTGATGTTCTTTCAACTAAAGTTATTAAACATGATTTACTTTTACCTCGTGATGATACTACAGTATCACCTTCTCAATGACCAACAGTTATACGATTATTAACATTAATATTTCGTTCTTTAATTGATTTACCATTAAATTTACCGCGATTTTCTTGAGATTTTCGTTTCTTACCTTTTCTTCTTAAATTTTTATTAGTAACTTTTTCAAGTAATCCAGAATAAATTCAATTGTAAATTGTTTTAAAACTAATAATTCATTCTTTATGAAAATTTTTAATTCTGCCATAAATTTGTTCAGGCGATCAACCTAATAGTAATTTTTGTTGTACATATTTTACTAATTCTCTATTTTTAAACTTATGAAAATAAACATGTGATTGTTTTCTGTTTTCTGCTTTATTTTGTGCAATTAATGAAAAATAATGATTACTATCTTTATTTCTATTGACTTCTCGAATAATAGTACTAATACTTCGATTAAGATTTTTAGCTATTTCACTAATTTTTACTTTAAACTTCAATTGATTCTCAATATAAATTCTTTCATATATGCCAAGATGTTTGTAACCCATATAAAAACTCCTTGCTTTGTTTTTTCTAAAATAAATTTAGCATCATGAAATTTTTATATGAGATTTTTTGCAATTTTATTTACTTGCACTTACAAGTATAATTCAGCAAAATAATTAAAAAACTACTAAAATAAACAAAAAAGCGGTAAAATATTAGCATATTTAAAAAATAAGGAGCTATTAATGAAAAAACATCCTGTGGTCAAAGAAATTTTATTTACCCAAAAACAAATTATTGAACGAACTAAAGCATTAGCATTAGAAATTAGTAAATACTATCAATCTAATGACTCAACAATTATTCTTTTAGGAATTCTTAAAGGATGTATTCCCTTTTTAGCTGAATTTATTAGTCACTTAACAATTGAATGTGAAATTGACTTTATGGCGATTGCTTCTTTCCACGGTGGAATCGAAGCTAGTAACACACCACAAATTATCATGGATATTAACCAAGATATTACTAATCGTGATATTTTAATTATTGAAGACATCATTGAAAGTGGTGCCAGTTTACTAGCCATCAAAGAATATCTATTTCTAAAAGGAGCTAAAACGGTAAAAATGGTAACATTACTAGACAAAACTAAAGGAAGAAAGGTTGAACTTAACGCTGATTGAACCGGTTTTAAAGCCCCCCAAGAGTTTCTTATTGGTTATGGTCTTGATTATCAAGAAAAACTCCGTAACTTACCTTATGTCGCCATTGCTGATATGGAAAAAATAGCCCTCCTAGAAAAACAATAATGTCTCCAAACAAAAATACCTAACATTGTGTAATGTTAGGTATTTTAATTAATTGCTGAATTATACTTGTAAGTGCAAGTAAATAAAATTGCAAAAAATCTCATATAAAAATTTCATGATGCTAAGTTTATTTTAGAAAAAACAAAGCAAGGAGTTTTTATATGGGTTACAAACATCTTGGCATATATGAAAGAATTTATATTGAGAATCAATTGAAGTTTAAAGTAAAAATTAGTGAAATAGCTAAAAATCTTAATCGAAGTATTAGTACTATTATTCGAGAAGTCAATAGAAATAAAGATAGTAATCATTATTTTTCATTAATTGCACAAAATAAAGCAGAAAACAGAAAACAATCACATGTTTATTTTCATAAGTTTAAAAATAGAGAATTAGTAAAATATGTACAACAAAAATTACTATTAGGTTGATCGCCTGAACAAATTTATGGCAGAATTAAAAATTTTCATAAAGAATGAATTATTAGTTTTAAAACAATTTACAATTGAATTTATTCTGGATTACTTGAAAAAGTTACTAATAAAAATTTAAGAAGAAAAGGTAAGAAACGAAAATCTCAAGAAAATCGCGGTAAATTTAATGGTAAATCAATTAAAGAACGAAATATTAATGTTAATAATCGTATAACTGTTGGTCATTGAGAAGGTGATACTGTAGTATCATCACGAAGTAAAAGTAAATCATGTTTAATAACTTTAGTTGAAAGAACATCAAGATTTACTTTAGCAATGTTAGTTGAAAATAGAACTACTAAAGTTGTTAACGAAAACATTAGCCATTATTTATCAATTCTTCCAAATAATCTTGTTAAGACTATAACATTTGATAGGGGTAAAGAATTTTCTAATTGACAACAACTTGAAAAAAATTTAAATGTGAAAATTTATTTTGCTAATGCGTATTCGCCTTGACAAAGAGGTACTAATGAAAATACTAATGGTTTAATTAGAGAAAAATTTCCTAAAAAATTTAATTTTTCAAATACTACTAAAAATGCAGTTCATAAATTTATATTGTCTTTAAACCAAAGACCAAGAAAAATACTAAATTATCTTTCACCAATCGAATATTTGGTTAGAAAAATAATTTAGTTGCACTTAACTTTACAATTTGGCAATTACTACTTCATTCACAATTCAATCCCTAAAAAAGCAATAAACAAACTACCCACCAAATATGTTAGCGCAAAGGTAATGAGAAAATAAAACAGCAAAGCCTCACGAGGTTTTTTAGGATTCAAAATGCTATTTCATAATACAGCACTAGTTCCCAAACTACAAAACAAAAAAGCAATCAAATAAATCGCAATTTTAATTAAATGAATTGATAACGCCGTATCCATAAATAAACTCCCTTCTACTAAAAATTAGTCATCTTAGTATGACGATCTTTTGCTAACTGTAATAAATGATCTTTCGCTTTATGATCATATTCAATATAATCAGTTAAAATTTTAACTTCTTTCTTTGTTGAATATAATATTCCTGAAGAAATAAGTAATTTATAAGTTTTTTTATGTTGTTTAACAAACATTTGTGCTATTTCCAAATTAGCAACAATAGAAATATGTTGTTCTAAAATTCCGATATAACCCTCAGTAGTTTTAACAGTTACAATTTCAACGACATCATAAAAGAAAATTCCTAATGGTGTTATAATTTTTAGTTTTATCGCCATTGATTTTAACCCTCTGTTAATTCTTTAGCCTTAGCAATCGCTTCTTCAATGCTACCAACAAACAAAAAAGCTTGTTCTGGCAATTTATCGTGTTTACCAGCTAATATTTCTTTAAAACTTTGAATTGTTTTTGCTATCGGAACAAAACTACCTTTCATTCCTGTAAATTTTTCAGCAACCGAAAATGACTGTGATAAAAAATTCCGAATCTTTCTCGCACGATTAACAAGCAATTTATCTTCATCTGATAATTCTTCCATTCCCAAAATTGCAATAATATCTTGTAATTCTTTAAATCTTTGTAAAATTTGTTGCACTTTTCTAGCAACTTGATAATGTTCTTGACCAACAACTTCTGGATCTAATAGTCGTGAAGAAGAATTTAAAGGATCAATCGCTGGATAAATCCCTAAAGCCGCAATACTACGATCTAATACCGTTCTAGCATCTAAATGACTAAAAGTAGTTGCTGGCGCTGGATCAGTTAAATCATCAGCGGGAACATAAATTGCTTGTACTGATGTAATTGAACCTTTTTTTGTTGAAGTAATTCTTTCTTGTAAAGCTCCCATTTCTGTTGCTAAAGTTGGCTGATAACCCACTGCTGAAGGCATTCTTCCTAATAAAGCCGAAACTTCACTTCCAGCCTGAGTAAAACGAAAAATATTATCAATAAACAATAACACATCTTGATTTTGCTCATCACGAAAATACTCAGCCATTGTTAATCCTGTTAATGCCACTCGCATTCTTGCTCCCGGAGGTTCATTCATTTGTCCAAAAACTAATGCTGTTTTATTAATAACATTAGCTTCAATCATTTCATAATATAAATCATTCCCCTCACGAGTCCGTTCACCAACACCAGCAAAAACAGAAATCCCACCATGTTCTTTAGCAATGTTATTAATTAATTCTTGCACCAAAACCGTTTTACCAACACCAGCCCCACCAAAAAGACCAATCTTACCACCACGAGCATAAGGAACTAACAAATCAATAACTTTTATTCCCGTCTCTAAAATTTCCGCTGTTGTGCTTTGTTCTTCATAACTTGGAGCAATACGATGAATTGGCATTCTTTGGGTTCCTTTAGGAATTATTGAACCATCTAACGGTTCACCTAAAACATTAAAAATTCTTCCTAAAGTTTCTTTCCCTACCGGAACCATAATTGCTTTTCCTGTATCAATCGCTTTTAAACCTCTAATTAATCCTTCTGTTGGTCCCATTGAAATTGTTCTCACAATATCATCGCCTAATGCTTGCATTACTTCAACAACTAACTTTTCACCATTATTATGAATTTCCACAGCATTATACAAATTAGGTAAACTGTTATGCGAAAAACGAATATCAATAACTGGTCCTAAAATTTGAATAACTTTACCTTCATTATGCTTTTGTTTTTCAACTTTTTTCATAATTAATTGTCTCCTTTCCTAATTTGTACTATCAGCCGCAGCAATAATTTCAGCAATCTCTTGCGTTATTTTAGCTTGACGAGAACGATTATATTGCAATGTTAAATTATCTTTCAATTCATTAGCATTATTAGTAGCATTTTCCATCGCTAACCTTCTTGATGCTTGTTCCGATACTTGTGATTCACTAATGGCACTATAAATAATAGTATTTAAATATAATAAAATTGTTGTTTCTAATACCGTTTGAGCATCCGGTTCAAACTCAAACAATGAATTTTGCTGAGTATTAATTTTAGCAATCGGTAACAATTGCAATGTCGTTGGTTGAAACAAAATATTATTAATAAATTTTGTATAAACTAATTTAATCCGTTCAATTTCTTTATTGTTAAACATACTTAAAACTTGAAAACCAATTTCTTGTGCTTGATGATATTCAAAATTTAAATCTAAATTAGAATAACTATTAATGACATTATAACCACGATTTTGATAATAACTAATCCCTTTAGCACCAATTACAATTAATAAATCACTTTTTTTAATTTCTGGGATTACTAATTTATGAATATTATAGTTATAACCAGCACAAAGACCAATATTAGAATTAATAATAATTCATACTGCTGTTCGGAAATGTGAACCATCATCTTTTTGTAAATATATGGAATCATTAGTATTGCTAATAATATGATGAAAAACATCATACATTTCTTCACTATATGGTCTAATCTCTTGAATTCTTTTACTAGCTTTTTTTAATTTTGCTGTTGCTACTAATTGCAAAGCACGAGAAATTTTACCAATCGTATTAATTGTTTGAATACGATTTTTAATCCGAAAATCTTGTTGCATAACTATTAATGACGACCTTTTTTAACTTTAATTTTACCTTGAATCAATAACAATTCTCATTGTTCTTTTGTTCCATAACTAGTAATTTCATATTTATCAATTTTACTAACTAAATGATAAACTACTTTAATAATTTCCGTATCAACTTTACTTTTTAACTCTTTAGAAAAGGTTTTAACTTTTTTTAATTCCTGATATATCTTATGAGCTTCTTTATTATTTTTAAAATAATTAATAATATTTTCTTTAAACAATAAAATCTTATCTAAAGGAATTCATTGAATTCTTCGTAAATTAATTGCTAATAATAAAATTGCTTGATTAGTTTGTGATAATGGACTATATTGCGTTTGTTTTAAAATATCAATCGCTCGTTGTCCATGTTCTAAAACTCTTTTTGTCATTTCATCTAAATCAGAACCAAATTGGGCAAAAGCTTGCAATTCATTATATTGTGCTAATTCTAATTTTAATGTTCCTGCAACCTGTTTAATCGCTTTAATTTGAGCAGCACTACCAACTCGCGAAACTGAAAGTCCAAGTTCAACAGCTGGGCGAATCCCTGCATTAAATAATTGACTAGTTAAAAAAATTTGACCATCAGTAATAGAAATAACATTAGTAGGAATATATGCTGAAATATCACCAGCTTGCGTTTCAATAATTGGCAATGCTGTAATTGAACCATTACCATTATCCTTATTTAATTTTGCCGCTCGTTCTAATAAGCGTGAATGCAAGTAAAAAACATCACCGGGATATGCTTCTCTTCCTGGTGGTCTTCGTAACAACAAGGCCATTGTACGATATGCAACCGCATGCTTACTTAAATCATCATAAACAATTAAAACATCTTTACCTTGTTCCATTCACTCCTCAGCAATAGTAACACCCGTATATGGTGCTAAATATTGCAATGGTGCTAATTCACTGGCACCAGCAGCAACAATCGTCGTATAACTCATTGCCCCTGTTTGTTTTAATCGTTCCACAATTTGCGCAACAGTAGAAGATTTTTGACCAATAGCAACATAAACACAATAAACATCTTTACCTTGTTGATTCAAAATCGTATCAATCGCAATTGCGGTTTTACCAGTTTGACGATCACCAATAATTAATTCTCGTTGTCCTTTACCAATAGGAATCATTGCATCAATTGCTAAAATACCTGTTTGCAATGATTCATCAACTGATTGTCGCGTCATAACTCCTGGGGCAATTCTTTCAACAGGGCGTTTCTTTTTACTTTTAATCGCTCCTTTACCATCAATTGGTTGTCCCAAGGCATTAACAACTCTTCCTAATAACTCATCACCAACAACAGTTTCAACAACTTGTTTTGTTCGTTTAACAGCATCGCCTTCCTTAATATAAGTATCATCACCCATTAAAACAACGCCGACAGCATCTTCTTCTAAGTTTAAAACCATTCCATAAACATCATTATCAAAAAGTAATAACTCACCGAGCATTGCCTTATCTAATCCATGAAGCACAGCAATTCCATCACCGACACTAATAACACTACCTTCTTCACTTAATTCATTTTTTTTACCATAATGTTTAATTTGATTTTTAATTACATCAGCAATTTCATTTACCTTAAATGACATCTATATCACCTGCCTTACTTATTTTCAATATTTCGTTTCATTGCCAATAATCGCCCTTTTATTGAACCATCAAAAATTTGATCTTGAACTTTTACTTTTATGCCAGCAATTAGACTAAGATCAATTTTATTAACTAATTCCACTTTTTGTTGTAAAATCTTTGCAATTTTTTTCTCAATTTTATCAATAGCTTCTTGTTGCAATTTTATTGTTGAAAAAACAATTCCATAAAAAACATTCGCTCTTTCATTGCACAGATTACGAAATACTTTAAGAATTAATCTCACTTGCCGAAAATTATTGCGATCAATTAATAATTTAAAAAAATTAACAAAAATATCATTAGCTTTATCTTTAAAAATTTTATCAATAATCTTTTTTTGTTTTTGTTTTTCTAAATTATGTGTTGACAAAATATCAATAATTCGTGGATACTCAAAAAACAATTTAATTAAATGAATTGATTGCCTTAACATAATATCAAGTTGTTTTTCTTCTTGTCCTACCTTTAGTAGTGCTAATGCTCAATTTTGAATCATTAAACTAACTCCTAATCTAATTGTTTAATAAAATCATCAATCAAAACTTCATTTTGTTCACAATCAATCTCTTTTTCCAAAATATTTTGTGCCATGCTAAAAGCAACATCAATAATCTCTTGACGAATGTTTTCTTCCACTTTAATCCGCTCTTTTAAAATATCTCTTTGCGACTGTTCATCAATTAACTTCGCCTCAATGCTTGCTTGATTAATAATTTCTTGTCTTTGCGTTAAAGCTTCCACTTTAGCATCATCAATAATTTGCTGTGATTGCATTTTAGAATCCTTTAACAACGAATTAGCTTCTGTTTCATATTTTGTTGCTTGTGTTTGTTTTCTAATCGCATCATCAATTAAATCTTTAATAATATTTCTTCGCTTTCGCATTAATTGTTTAAAAGGTTTATAAAGAAAAAAACCTAAAACAACTAATAAAACAACAGTTGCCAAAATATGAGCAATGAACACTCATACATTAGGAAATAATTGATTAATAATATTTTCTTGTTCAATTTTATAAAAAATTGCTAAATAATTTAACAACATCTAATCTTATTCCTTACGCAACAAATATTAAAATTAAAGCAATAACAAGACTATAAATAGCACCAGTTTCTGCAATGGCACAACCAATAATTAACATTGTTCTAATTTTACCATTAGCTTCTGGATTTCTTCCTACCGCCTCAGCAGCTTTACCAGCAGCATAACCTTGACCAATCCCAGCACCAAAACAACCTAAAACAGCAATCCCTGCTCCAATAAATTTGCCTCATGAAACATCACCACTAGCCAAAATCGCTCCAACAGCATTAATACTATTTATTATTTCCACACTCATCATCTATTTATCCTCCTTTTAGACATTAGACTTGGTACATAACTATAACATTTTGCACCTACCAAACTATAAAATTCACTTTCATCTTTATATTTATCTAACATTTGTGCTTCATCTAGAAAATAATATTATCAAAATAGTAGATAAAATTAAAGGTTATGTACCAAGTCTATTATATTAAATATTTTGTCAACTAAATGAAACAATTATCCATCAGCTTCACGCATATTAATACCACCTTCTTTACTAACCGGTTTTTCATCACCAATTTCTAATTTTCAATAAACTAATGTTAAAATTGAAAAAATAACCGCTTGAATAATACCAAAAAAGATATCAAAATAAAAATGAAAAAATGGTGCTAAAAATCCTGCTAAAAAATTCACTTGACCAATAATTGGAACTTGTCTAGACATTAAATCACTAAATTGATATAATAACGCCATAATAATACTGCCACCTAAAATATTTCCAAAAAGTCGAAATGAAATGGAAACTAATGGCACAAATTGCGTTAACAATTCCAATGGATTTAAATATCGTTTAAAAAAAGCTAATCTTTGAAATTTAATTCCAAAAATATAAATCCCCATAAATGTTACTAATCCCATCGCAAATGTTGTTGTATACGATGTCATCTGTGATTCAAACCCAACAATTGATAACAAATTACCAACAATAATGTATGACAACAAATATAAGAAATATAATGTTAATCATTTAAAACTCGGTCCTAAAATACTAATAACTAAATTTTCAACACCTTTAACACAAAGTTCCACAATCAACACTAATCCTCGTGGTTCATCTTTAGGATCAAGTTTTTTTACTTTAAAAAAGTATATTAAAGTGATAATAATAATAATTAAAGTTGTTAAAATAATCGTTGTTATTTGTGGAACAAGTTTTCACGGATCTCACAATTCAAAACTTGCATACAGCTTAAGATTCATTTTTCAAGTTCCTCTTTTCTATCAAAGCATTATACATATTAACAATTAAAGTTGCAATAAAAGCAAGCATTAAACCAAAAATACTACTAAAAATATTAAAATATTCATTAAATAGCATAATAATCAGAACAGGAATTAAATATAATAATACTCGCAATAAAAAAAGTAGCCCTATTCCTAATTTATTAATTGATTGACCTGTTTGGATAACATACGAAGTTAAAAAAATTAGCAACAAATAATTCAATAAACTAAATATACTTGTTGTAACAAAACCAGTAATCAAATTTCAAGATAAATAATTAAATATAGTAAAAATTGTTGTTACTAATAGTCCAATAAAAATTAACAACCCAAAAACAATCATTATTTGTTTTTCATATTTCCAATTAATATTTTTCATTATAACTATCTACTGTGTATCAAAATAACGATCTCCCGCATCACCAAGACCCGGAACAATATAACCGTTTTCATTAAGCTTTTCATCAACTGCAGCTGTATAAATGTTAATATCAGGATGCGCTTTTTCCAGTTTTTCAATTCCCTCTGGGACAGATAATAAGCAAATAAACTTAATATTATGTGATACTTTTCACTGTTTAACAATATCAATGGCAGCTATTGCCGTGCCGCCTGTTGCTAACATTGGATCTAAAATTAATGTATAACTATTTTCCACATTATTAGGTTTTTTTTCTAAATACTTCTTAGGTTGCAGAGATTTTTCATCACGATAAATACCAATATGACCAATTTTAGCATTAGGAACCAATCCCAACATTCCATCAACCATTCCTAAACCAGCTCTTAAAACTGGAACAAGAATAATATCTTGAGAAATTTTTTTACCAGTAGTAGCAACTATAGGCGTTTCAATTGCAATTTCTTGTAACTTTAAATCCTGAAAAACTTCATAAGCCATTAACCTAGTAATTTCATTAACATTTTCTTTAAAAATCTTACTATTCGTATCTTTTTTTCGTAACCTTGTTAACTTATCATCAATTAAAGGATGTTTAATAATAAATAGTGCCATATTGTTTCACTCCTATTAAGAATTATACTACTTTCTTATATTTTTAGTAATAAAAAATAACAATGATTTCAAGAAAATTACTTGCTAACAGAAATTATTAACATCATAGGCCTTCGTAATTCATCTTGCATTAAAGGAACTGTTTTTAATAATTCATCATCAGGTTGTGGTTCAATAACACTTATTATTTTAAAACCACATTCAATCAAAGTATTAATATAAGTAGTAAGTGTCCGATGATATTTCAAAACTTCCACTTCCAAGAAATTTGTTTTTCGGATAGCTTCATCAAAATAATTATCAATTGGTCAATGTAAACGATTATTTTTATTAGCTGAATTACACTTGTAAGTGCAAGTAAATAAAATTGCAAAAAATCTCATATAAAAATTTCATGATGCTAAGTTTATTTTAGAAAAAACAAAGCAAGGAGTTTTTATATGGGTTACAAACATCTTGACATATATGAAAGAATTTATATTGAGAATCAATTGAAGTTTAAAGTAAAAATTAGTGAAATAGCTAAAAATCTTAATCGAAGTATTAGTACTATTATTCGAGAAGTCAATAGAAATAAAGATAGTAATCATTATTTTTCATTAATTGCACAAAATAAAGCAGAAAACAGAAAACAATCACATGTTTATTTTCATAAGTTTAAAAATAGAGAATTAGTAAAATATGTACAACAAAAATTACTATTAGGTTGATCGCCTGAACAAATTTATGGCAGAATTAAAAATTTTCATAAAGAATGAATTATTAGTTTTAAAACAATTTACAATTGAATTTATTCTGGATTACTTGAAAAAGTTACTAATAAA is drawn from Spiroplasma endosymbiont of Asaphidion curtum and contains these coding sequences:
- the hpt gene encoding hypoxanthine phosphoribosyltransferase, translated to MKKHPVVKEILFTQKQIIERTKALALEISKYYQSNDSTIILLGILKGCIPFLAEFISHLTIECEIDFMAIASFHGGIEASNTPQIIMDINQDITNRDILIIEDIIESGASLLAIKEYLFLKGAKTVKMVTLLDKTKGRKVELNADWTGFKAPQEFLIGYGLDYQEKLRNLPYVAIADMEKIALLEKQ
- a CDS encoding F0F1 ATP synthase subunit epsilon, translating into MAIKLKIITPLGIFFYDVVEIVTVKTTEGYIGILEQHISIVANLEIAQMFVKQHKKTYKLLISSGILYSTKKEVKILTDYIEYDHKAKDHLLQLAKDRHTKMTNF
- the atpD gene encoding F0F1 ATP synthase subunit beta; amino-acid sequence: MKKVEKQKHNEGKVIQILGPVIDIRFSHNSLPNLYNAVEIHNNGEKLVVEVMQALGDDIVRTISMGPTEGLIRGLKAIDTGKAIMVPVGKETLGRIFNVLGEPLDGSIIPKGTQRMPIHRIAPSYEEQSTTAEILETGIKVIDLLVPYARGGKIGLFGGAGVGKTVLVQELINNIAKEHGGISVFAGVGERTREGNDLYYEMIEANVINKTALVFGQMNEPPGARMRVALTGLTMAEYFRDEQNQDVLLFIDNIFRFTQAGSEVSALLGRMPSAVGYQPTLATEMGALQERITSTKKGSITSVQAIYVPADDLTDPAPATTFSHLDARTVLDRSIAALGIYPAIDPLNSSSRLLDPEVVGQEHYQVARKVQQILQRFKELQDIIAILGMEELSDEDKLLVNRARKIRNFLSQSFSVAEKFTGMKGSFVPIAKTIQSFKEILAGKHDKLPEQAFLFVGSIEEAIAKAKELTEG
- the atpG gene encoding ATP synthase F1 subunit gamma; this encodes MQQDFRIKNRIQTINTIGKISRALQLVATAKLKKASKRIQEIRPYSEEMYDVFHHIISNTNDSIYLQKDDGSHFRTAVWIIINSNIGLCAGYNYNIHKLVIPEIKKSDLLIVIGAKGISYYQNRGYNVINSYSNLDLNFEYHQAQEIGFQVLSMFNNKEIERIKLVYTKFINNILFQPTTLQLLPIAKINTQQNSLFEFEPDAQTVLETTILLYLNTIIYSAISESQVSEQASRRLAMENATNNANELKDNLTLQYNRSRQAKITQEIAEIIAAADSTN
- a CDS encoding IS30 family transposase; its protein translation is MGYKHLGIYERIYIENQLKFKVKISEIAKNLNRSISTIIREVNRNKDSNHYFSLIAQNKAENRKQSHVYFHKFKNRELVKYVQQKLLLGWSPEQIYGRIKNFHKEWIISFKTIYNWIYSGLLEKVTNKNLRRKGKKRKSQENRGKFNGKSIKERNINVNNRITVGHWEGDTVVSSRGKSKSCLITLVERTSRFTLAMLVENRTTKVVNENISHYLSILPNNLVKTITFDRGKEFSNWQQLEKNLNVKIYFANAYSSWQRGTNENTNGLIREKFPKKFNFSNTTKNAVHKFILFLNQRPRKILNYLSPIEYLVRKII
- a CDS encoding UPF0236 family transposase-like protein codes for the protein MLEINNNLKTLENKHWFSLFTTHKNMYINKCKQLANEYEKLDEYLYKYHYRLKQGYKVVHFALRTIITIFGDVTFKRRRYKYWNQKSGKFEYVCLLDKEIGLLPKQRIYFDVQFKVLSLLGDGKRYRDVLDALNHCYISKGSISNILNKYDIAEYFQLAEKETKNRIDVKNKDLYIQLDETFLATLDQKVKQDQRIRLVTFHTGHKEKNYKNARRELENKRGHFLMLKVGKRINTMDYRDLLIRLLALLIKIITNYL
- a CDS encoding IS30 family transposase, whose translation is MGYKHLGIYERIYIENQLKFKVKISEIAKNLNRSISTIIREVNRNKDSNHYFSLIAQNKAENRKQSHVYFHKFKNRELVKYVQQKLLLGWSPEQIYGRIKNFHKEWIISFKTIYNWIYSGLLEKVTNKNLRRKGKKRKSQENRGKFNGKSIKERNINVNNRITVGHWEGDTVVSSRSKSKSCLITLVERTSRFTLAMLVENRTTKVVNENISHYLSILPNNLVKTITFDRGKEFSNWQQLEKNLNVKIYFANAYSPWQRGTNENTNGLIREKFPKKFNFSNTTKNAVHKFILSLNQRPRKILNYLSPIEYLVRKII